In the bacterium SCSIO 12741 genome, ATGCGTAAATGGTGGAGGCCAAATTGCCCAAGCCCTGGCAAAAAAAATTCGGAGAAAGGGAGGAAAGCTGCTTCGCTATCGGCAAGTAGATCAAATTCTCTCCGATGGTAAAAAAGCCCTTGGAGTGACCACAACCAAAGGAGAAACCTTTACCGCCAAACATATTATTTCCAACCTACATCCAGCCATGACTTTCGACTTGGTGGAAAAAGGCATTCGAAAAGCCACCCGACAACGTATGAAGGCCCTTGAAAATGGCATTTCTGCCTTCTCCGTTCACCTGGTGATGAAACCCGAATCCTTTCCCTACCTCAACCACAACCGCTACCACTTTAAATCCGCTAATGCCTGGAGTGCTGCAGACTATACGCAAGAAGACTGGCCTCGATCATACATGTTATCCGTTCCAGCAGAAGGCGATGACAGGGAATACGCCCACGGGCTTTCCATCCTAACCTACATGAGAAGCGAAGAAATGGCCCCCTGGAAGGACTCCTTCAACACCATTGCCGCCACCGCCAATCGGGGAGAGGATTACGAACAGTTTAAAAGCCAAAAAGCCGAAAAAGTTCTTTTGGAACTGGAAAAAAGGTATCCAGGAATTCAACAAAGTGTTCAATCCATATACACCTCTTCTCCCCTGTCTTACCGCGACTACATAGGCACTCCTGAGGGCTCGATGTATGGGATTGAAAAAGACAGTAGAAACCCCTTGAGCACCATGATATCTGGCAAGACCAAGCTGGAAAACCTCTATCTCACCGGACAAAACCTTAACCTTCACGGAATATTGGGGGTTAGCGTATCTGCTTTTAAAACCTGTTCCGAAATCTTCGGATTGCCCTACCTACTCAACAAAATCAACTAATCAGGTCGCGTTAACATGCCTTTGTATTTTTTGAAAGTACTGGTAACATGGGCCTCCCGGATTCGATTATCTTTGCCGCGGTTTTATCCATGCGTTCATTAACGCAGCAAAACAACTTAAAGGGCTGATGAATATAATAGTTCCAATGGCTGGAATGGGCAAGCGAATGCGCCCACACACCTTAACCGTACCGAAACCATTAATCCCCGTAGCAGGCAAACCAATTGTTCAACGTTTAGTTGAAGACATCGCTGGTTTGTGCACCGAAAAGATTGACGAGATTGCCTTTGTGATTGGTGATTTTGGAGCAGAAACGGAAGCCAAGCTTCTCGCTATAGCAGAATCACTCGGCGCCAAGGGAAAGATTTGTTACCAAAAAGAAGCTTTGGGAACGGCCCACGCCATTCTTTGTGCCGAAGAAACGTTGAAAGGCAAAACCATTGTTGCCTTTGCAGATACCTTGTTTCGTGCCGATTTCAAATTGGAAACCGAACGCGATGGAATTCTTTGGGTAAGCCAAATTGAAGATCCAAGCGCATTTGGGGTAGTAAAGCTGGACGACAATCAAGTCATTACCGACTTTGTAGAAAAGCCCAAAACCTGGGTATCGGATTTGGCTATGATTGGTATCTACTACTTCAAAGATGGAGAGACACTCCGCCAAGAATTGCAATACCTCATCGACAACGACATCATCAACGATGGCGAATACCAATTGCCAGAGGCGCTGAAGAACATGACCGCCAAGGGCATGCAATTTGTACCAGGCAAAGTGGATGAGTGGCTCGACTGTGGAAATAAGAACGCAACCGTTTATACCAATCAACGGGTTTTGGAAAACACCAAAGACCAGTTGAAAAATGGAGATAACCTGGTTCTGGAAAACAGTGTGATCATTCCTCCCTGTTACATCGGGGAAGGAGTATCGTTAAAAAATGCAATTGTAGGCCCGCACGTGAGCGTTGGAGACAATTGCCAGATCGAAAACTCCGTTGTGAGCAACAGTATTGTTCAAGCCAATTCTGATTTGAATCAGCTGGTAGTAGCTGACTCTATGATCGGACACCATGCCCGCGTAGAAGGATCTGCGATGGACTTGAGCATTAGTGATTACAGTACTCTAAAAGCCTAATTTATTGAAGTCAATAGCCCAAATATCGATTCTGATTCTTCTGTCTATCTGCCTGGCCATTCCCAATGCTCAAGCGAAAAAGAAGAAGAAGGAGTCTTCTCCCGGGCTGACTGAAAAACAGCTGATTGAACTCAAGCATACCTTTTTCGAAGCGAACAAGCAGAAGATGCTTGACAACTATCAGGAGGCTGCTGAGCT is a window encoding:
- a CDS encoding nucleotidyltransferase; protein product: MNIIVPMAGMGKRMRPHTLTVPKPLIPVAGKPIVQRLVEDIAGLCTEKIDEIAFVIGDFGAETEAKLLAIAESLGAKGKICYQKEALGTAHAILCAEETLKGKTIVAFADTLFRADFKLETERDGILWVSQIEDPSAFGVVKLDDNQVITDFVEKPKTWVSDLAMIGIYYFKDGETLRQELQYLIDNDIINDGEYQLPEALKNMTAKGMQFVPGKVDEWLDCGNKNATVYTNQRVLENTKDQLKNGDNLVLENSVIIPPCYIGEGVSLKNAIVGPHVSVGDNCQIENSVVSNSIVQANSDLNQLVVADSMIGHHARVEGSAMDLSISDYSTLKA
- a CDS encoding NAD(P)/FAD-dependent oxidoreductase, whose amino-acid sequence is MSDHLDYDAIIIGSGLGGLLCASTFCDEGLSVLVLEKNNQLGGNLQIFKRDGVTFDTGVHYLGGLGEGQNLHRLFEYHGILSDLKLDPMDPEGFDIISFDDDPQDYKWAQGYERFIETLSSQFPGEQEAIKKYCAKIQEFCLRFPLYNLKEGELSMEGDLLSLNAQDFIDSLTSNPTLRAVLAGNNLLYAGNPKKTPFYVHALVCNSYILSAYRCVNGGGQIAQALAKKIRRKGGKLLRYRQVDQILSDGKKALGVTTTKGETFTAKHIISNLHPAMTFDLVEKGIRKATRQRMKALENGISAFSVHLVMKPESFPYLNHNRYHFKSANAWSAADYTQEDWPRSYMLSVPAEGDDREYAHGLSILTYMRSEEMAPWKDSFNTIAATANRGEDYEQFKSQKAEKVLLELEKRYPGIQQSVQSIYTSSPLSYRDYIGTPEGSMYGIEKDSRNPLSTMISGKTKLENLYLTGQNLNLHGILGVSVSAFKTCSEIFGLPYLLNKIN